DNA from Colletotrichum higginsianum IMI 349063 chromosome 7 map unlocalized unitig_7, whole genome shotgun sequence:
AACATGCAAGATTCGTGGGAACAGGTGGCGTCCGCCATGGCCAATTCAGGGGAGTTCTGGGGGCACGGCAGATGCACGGATCGGCGATGGACAGGGGCTTAAACGTTCTGGACCCCAGGGTCCGCCCCCGTGCGGCGTGCCAAACTTGCCAATTAAGCTTGGGTGACGCAACAAACCCGtcctcaacaccatccatCACACCATCTCGCCCTTGAacctttttctttctgtACCTCGTCACATCATACGCCGACCAATCGCTCCGAACGGCCACAAGAAGCAGACCTGAGAAACCCAACTGAACAAGCGATACCCCAGAAACCTTTGAGCGTCCCAAGAAAGGACACCCACTGCTCAACGCGTCCTCGACGCGTCTTGCGCCGAAAGCTCTTCATCTAGCACCCCCCGAGCCACATACCACACACTCTACACGCCACACGCACACCCACCATGAACCGGTCCATAGAACAGACACTTCTGTCGCTGATGCCCACCCACAGCTCAGCTTTACCGCCGCCCCTGGTAGAGCTTGCCGGTTCCTTGCTGGCACAATCGAGGCACCGGGCAAGCACGCTCAAGGCAGACGAAGAAGTCGGGCGGTTGTACGCCTGCGCCCACATCGCTTGCGACAGGTAGGCTAGGCAATCCACATGCTACCCATCTCATTTTGCGTGCGTTTATACTGATCCTCAAAAGACTCAAGATCACATTGGACCTCCCCCCAATCGAGCCGCGGCCTCCAATCCCTCCCCGAATCTATAAGCGCCTCTACAGTCACCTCGACAACATCCTCCCCAACTCCGCCCTGAACCGCACGCCGGGAAAGAATGGCACACCGCGACAGAGACAACGGCACGGAGTCGATTCTCCCGTCAGGACGCCACACCGGCCGACGCCCACAAAGGAACGTTCCCTCGCGCAATTTCGCTCAGGCGCAAGCGGGCCCAACACACCGACAAAATCGACTGGCAAGGCCACCTACCCTTCGGACAAGTCCGGCCTCCACTTTTGGATTCTGCCGACCATCCGCTTCCTCTGCAAGCAGAcggggcagcggcagctcGGGCCGACGATCCTGGCGGGCATGGAGTACATCGTCGTCCCCGGCGGGCGAAGGACGCGCGACGCGTGGGTGAGAGCGAACCTCGCCGCGCTGTGCGGTGCTGTGTATTACCTCGTCACGAAGCAGGCCAAGAGTCTCAAGCTGGGGGAGGGCGTCGAAAGCGAATCGTACGTGCCCGAGCGGAAGCGTATTCTCGAACTGCTTgcgaaggcgagggaggaggtggaCTCGAGAgggctggacgaggacgaggcgtGGGAAGGGTGGGCGCCCGTCATGGCCGCGGAGTTCGACGCCGCTCTTGAGCAAGTCGCGAATCGCGGGTGGCTTGAG
Protein-coding regions in this window:
- a CDS encoding Origin recognition complex subunit 6, with product MNRSIEQTLLSLMPTHSSALPPPLVELAGSLLAQSRHRASTLKADEEVGRLYACAHIACDRLKITLDLPPIEPRPPIPPRIYKRLYSHLDNILPNSALNRTPGKNGTPRQRQRHGVDSPVRTPHRPTPTKERSLAQFRSGASGPNTPTKSTGKATYPSDKSGLHFWILPTIRFLCKQTGQRQLGPTILAGMEYIVVPGGRRTRDAWVRANLAALCGAVYYLVTKQAKSLKLGEGVESESYVPERKRILELLAKAREEVDSRGLDEDEAWEGWAPVMAAEFDAALEQVANRGWLEADWYRSLGDIIEAGNVIADSHRQEDSYRAPVRGADTMFQDRYDFLSEKKRREYSTWKEDILRRIDAMEKEGAEAMDVDD